The Acetivibrio cellulolyticus CD2 genome has a segment encoding these proteins:
- a CDS encoding ATP-binding protein yields MQILSYKLDAFIPFDKDSIEDFLVLCEDVICKMTSDEKAIFKLKSATHELLINSLEHGYNRNAGTVSFYMKRHPDKITLEMTDEGSGFDTSLLKSENLGTDLNSIKGRGWGLMIIKRLSDSMEITPNTPKGTKINISISLNDLWK; encoded by the coding sequence ATGCAAATATTAAGTTATAAACTTGATGCATTCATACCCTTTGATAAAGACAGTATTGAAGACTTTTTAGTTTTATGTGAAGATGTTATATGCAAAATGACTTCCGACGAAAAAGCTATTTTTAAATTAAAAAGTGCTACCCACGAGTTACTCATTAACTCTCTTGAGCACGGTTATAACAGAAACGCTGGAACAGTTTCATTTTATATGAAAAGGCATCCTGATAAAATAACCTTAGAAATGACTGATGAAGGTTCAGGTTTTGATACATCACTGCTTAAATCAGAAAATCTCGGCACTGACTTGAATTCTATTAAAGGCAGAGGCTGGGGGCTTATGATAATCAAAAGACTATCCGATAGTATGGAAATCACTCCAAATACCCCAAAAGGCACAAAAATCAACATTTCCATATCGCTTAATGATTTATGGAAATAG
- a CDS encoding B12-binding domain-containing radical SAM protein, whose translation MKTVIVALNSKFIHSALAPWYLKANCMPECGEVKVMEYSINEMIDSVLAGIYEESCDIAAFSCYIWNIEYVLKIADNLKKVLPKVKIILGGPEVSFNAFEIMDKNSCIDYILSGEGELTFGQLLRALINKSIEPDSIKSLTYRDGDHLVLGEEYAIIEDLNMIRSPYSEEMFYNVGNKIVYYESSRGCPFDCSYCLSSTFKGVRYLSMERVKSDILAFIKAGIKMVKFVDRTFNCNLERAKQILSFVIDNAGSTHFHFEAAADLFDNEMMDILSKAPTGLIQFEIGIQTTNSKTLIAVNRKTRLNEVFFNVQKLNRLGNVHLHLDLIVGLPYEDYESFRKSFNDVYELGPQQLQVGFLKLLKGSRIRAESDKYGYNFRNYPPYEVLSSNYLSFGEISKLKCIEDMVERFLNSGRFNKTIDYLIKGFFASPFDFYEKLSKYFKRSGYFDRSLSSRDLYTIVLEFAQKIEIDIDLKIVNELLKFDFLLSNNTNNLPAGLTRNMDLGFKEKCFDFLKNEEYILKYIPHFEGIPAKQIYNKVHFEMFLNDITNENVMESKNTVILFDYTNSNDVTGHFNFSKVPIA comes from the coding sequence ATGAAAACTGTTATAGTCGCTTTAAATTCAAAATTCATACACTCAGCATTGGCACCATGGTATTTAAAGGCAAACTGCATGCCTGAATGCGGAGAAGTTAAGGTGATGGAGTATTCAATAAACGAGATGATTGATTCGGTGCTTGCAGGTATATATGAAGAAAGTTGCGATATTGCTGCGTTTTCATGCTATATTTGGAATATTGAATATGTACTGAAAATAGCAGATAATTTAAAGAAAGTACTTCCAAAAGTTAAAATTATTCTTGGAGGACCTGAAGTATCTTTTAATGCTTTTGAAATAATGGACAAAAACAGTTGCATAGATTACATCCTATCAGGAGAGGGAGAGTTGACTTTTGGACAACTTTTAAGAGCACTAATTAATAAATCCATAGAGCCGGATAGTATTAAAAGTCTCACTTATCGAGATGGAGATCATCTGGTTTTGGGTGAAGAATATGCTATTATAGAAGACCTGAACATGATAAGGTCACCTTACAGCGAGGAGATGTTTTACAATGTAGGGAATAAAATAGTATACTATGAGTCGTCAAGAGGATGTCCCTTTGACTGTTCCTACTGCTTATCATCTACTTTTAAAGGTGTCAGATATTTATCCATGGAACGTGTGAAGTCTGATATTCTGGCTTTTATTAAAGCAGGTATTAAGATGGTTAAATTTGTAGATAGGACTTTTAATTGTAATTTGGAAAGGGCAAAACAAATATTGTCATTTGTTATTGATAATGCCGGTTCGACTCACTTTCATTTTGAAGCAGCAGCAGATCTTTTTGATAACGAGATGATGGATATTCTTTCAAAGGCTCCTACAGGACTTATCCAGTTTGAGATTGGGATTCAGACTACAAATAGCAAAACGCTTATTGCTGTTAATAGGAAAACAAGATTAAATGAGGTGTTTTTCAATGTTCAAAAACTTAATAGACTTGGAAATGTTCACTTGCATCTTGATTTGATAGTGGGATTGCCCTATGAGGATTATGAGTCCTTCAGAAAATCTTTTAATGACGTATATGAGTTGGGACCACAACAACTTCAAGTTGGATTTCTCAAGCTTCTTAAGGGCTCGCGTATAAGGGCAGAGTCAGATAAATATGGTTATAACTTCAGAAATTACCCTCCCTATGAAGTTTTAAGCAGCAATTACTTAAGTTTTGGAGAAATATCAAAACTTAAGTGTATTGAAGATATGGTAGAACGCTTTTTAAATTCAGGAAGATTCAATAAAACTATCGATTACCTGATTAAGGGCTTTTTTGCTTCGCCCTTTGATTTTTATGAAAAATTATCAAAGTATTTCAAAAGGTCAGGATACTTTGACCGTTCTTTGTCTAGTCGGGATTTGTATACGATAGTTTTGGAATTTGCTCAAAAGATTGAAATAGATATAGATTTAAAAATAGTAAATGAGCTTTTGAAATTTGATTTTTTGCTTTCTAACAATACAAATAACCTTCCAGCTGGGTTAACTAGGAATATGGACTTGGGTTTTAAAGAAAAGTGTTTTGATTTTTTAAAGAACGAAGAATATATCTTAAAATATATTCCGCACTTTGAAGGAATTCCTGCAAAGCAGATATATAACAAGGTCCACTTTGAGATGTTTTTGAATGATATAACGAATGAAAATGTTATGGAAAGTAAGAATACAGTTATATTATTTGATTATACCAATAGTAATGATGTTACAGGACACTTCAATTTTTCAAAAGTCCCAATTGCTTGA
- a CDS encoding putative motility protein, with translation MNMSSIPLESLNSVRQAIDIATLRKSMNQDAQTVGTLINNMQEVNSKVLEHSVTPHKGSSIDVSV, from the coding sequence ATGAATATGAGCAGTATCCCCCTTGAATCTCTAAACAGCGTAAGGCAGGCTATAGATATAGCCACTCTCAGGAAGTCTATGAATCAGGATGCACAAACTGTTGGTACTCTCATTAATAACATGCAGGAAGTCAATTCAAAAGTACTCGAACATTCAGTTACACCACACAAGGGCAGTTCTATCGATGTAAGTGTTTAA